A window of the Vibrio ostreae genome harbors these coding sequences:
- the glyA gene encoding serine hydroxymethyltransferase encodes MLKRDMNIADYDAELFAAIQEETLRQEEHIELIASENYTSPRVMEAQGSQLTNKYAEGYPGKRYYGGCEYVDKAESLAIDRACQLFGCEYANVQPHSGSQANSAVYMALLNPGDTVLGMSLAHGGHLTHGSPVNFSGKHYNVIPYGIDESGQINYDEMEALALEHKPKMIIGGFSAYSQIVDWKRMREIADKVDAYLFVDMAHVAGLIAAGVYPTPIPHAHVVTTTTHKTLAGPRGGLILSNAGEEMYKKLNSAVFPGGQGGPLMHVIAGKAVAFKEAMEPEFKAYQQRVVQNAKAMVAQFQERGYKIVSNGTENHLFLVDLIDKNITGKEADAVLGAANITVNKNSVPNDPRSPFVTSGIRVGTPAITRRGFTEQDAKNLADWMCDVLDNINDESVIEATKQKVLEICKRLPVYA; translated from the coding sequence ATGCTAAAGCGTGATATGAATATCGCTGATTATGATGCGGAGCTATTCGCAGCAATCCAAGAAGAAACTCTTCGCCAAGAGGAACACATTGAGCTAATCGCTTCCGAGAACTACACCAGCCCGCGTGTCATGGAAGCGCAAGGTTCTCAGCTGACTAACAAATACGCTGAAGGTTACCCAGGCAAGCGTTACTACGGCGGCTGTGAGTACGTCGACAAAGCAGAATCTTTGGCTATCGACCGTGCGTGTCAGCTGTTTGGCTGTGAATACGCCAACGTTCAGCCTCACTCTGGCTCTCAGGCAAACAGCGCAGTTTACATGGCTCTGCTGAATCCGGGCGATACAGTTCTGGGTATGAGCCTGGCGCACGGTGGGCACCTGACTCACGGTTCACCAGTTAACTTCTCTGGTAAGCACTACAACGTCATTCCTTACGGTATCGACGAAAGCGGCCAAATCAACTACGACGAAATGGAAGCGCTGGCTCTGGAGCACAAACCGAAGATGATCATCGGTGGCTTCTCTGCTTACTCACAAATCGTTGACTGGAAACGCATGCGTGAAATCGCAGATAAAGTGGATGCGTACCTGTTTGTCGACATGGCGCACGTAGCGGGTCTGATTGCTGCGGGTGTATACCCGACTCCAATCCCTCACGCACACGTTGTGACTACGACAACTCACAAAACACTGGCTGGCCCACGTGGCGGTTTGATCCTGTCAAACGCTGGTGAAGAGATGTACAAAAAGCTGAACTCAGCGGTATTCCCTGGTGGTCAGGGTGGCCCTCTGATGCACGTGATCGCTGGTAAAGCCGTCGCGTTCAAAGAAGCGATGGAACCTGAATTCAAAGCATACCAACAGCGTGTCGTACAAAACGCGAAAGCTATGGTTGCTCAGTTCCAGGAGCGCGGTTACAAGATCGTCTCTAACGGTACTGAAAACCACCTGTTCCTGGTTGATCTGATTGATAAAAACATCACAGGTAAAGAAGCAGACGCCGTTTTGGGTGCAGCAAACATCACTGTCAACAAAAACTCAGTGCCAAATGACCCACGCAGCCCGTTCGTGACTTCTGGTATCCGTGTTGGTACTCCGGCGATCACTCGTCGTGGTTTCACTGAGCAAGATGCGAAGAACCTGGCTGACTGGATGTGTGACGTTCTGGACAACATCAACGATGAGTCTGTGATCGAAGCAACCAAACAGAAAGTTCTGGAAATCTGTAAACGTCTGCCAGTTTACGCTTAA
- a CDS encoding YitT family protein, translated as MEKHTRKEDWIAMLTGTFLVAQGVFLLQAGQLLTGGAAGLALLLSQILPLSFGWLFFLINSPFYLLAWKRFGHQFAINSAMCGALVSVLTDHLALVISFSNAEPAFCALAGGVLMGLGMLILFRHRASIGGFNVLCLYIDDKFSIPVGKSQMAMDCVILAVSMFFVPGQTILTSIFGAVMLNLVLAMNHKPKRYIVTYR; from the coding sequence ATGGAAAAACACACACGTAAAGAAGATTGGATCGCGATGCTGACCGGTACCTTCCTGGTTGCCCAGGGAGTATTCTTACTCCAGGCCGGTCAGTTATTAACCGGAGGCGCTGCAGGACTGGCTTTATTACTCAGTCAAATCCTGCCTCTGTCGTTCGGCTGGCTGTTCTTTTTAATTAACAGTCCGTTTTATCTGCTGGCCTGGAAGCGTTTCGGCCACCAATTTGCCATCAACAGCGCAATGTGTGGTGCACTGGTATCAGTATTGACCGACCATCTTGCACTGGTTATCAGCTTCAGCAATGCCGAGCCGGCATTCTGCGCACTGGCTGGCGGCGTCCTGATGGGGCTAGGGATGCTGATTCTGTTTCGTCATCGCGCCAGTATCGGCGGCTTTAACGTACTGTGCCTGTATATCGACGATAAATTTTCGATTCCGGTGGGGAAAAGCCAGATGGCGATGGATTGCGTGATCCTGGCGGTCTCGATGTTCTTCGTTCCAGGGCAGACCATCCTCACCTCCATTTTTGGTGCCGTGATGCTCAACCTGGTGCTGGCAATGAACCATAAACCCAAACGCTATATTGTCACCTATCGTTAG